The DNA sequence CATCTCCTGCGGCTGCATCTGCAGCGCGAGCTTGGCGGTGCCGACGTTGGACGACTTTTCGATGATCTGGGCCACGGTCAGCGGTCCGTGCGGATGCGCGTCGCCGATGGTGGCGGTGCCGATGGTTATCTTGCCGGGCGCGGTCTGGACGACGGTATTGGGCGTCACGCGCTTGGTTTCCAGCGCCAGCGCGACCGTAAACGGCTTCATCGTCGAGCCCGGCTCGAAGGTGTCGGTCAGCACGCGGTTGCGCAGCTGCGCGCCGGTCAGGTGGGCGCGGTCGTTCGGGTTGTAGGTCGGCATGTTCACCAGCGCCAGCACTTCACCGGTCTGTACGTCGAGCACCACGGCGCCCGCGGCCTTCGCGTTATGCTTTTCCACCGCCGCCTTCAGCTGCGAGTAGGCGATGTACTGGATCTTGCTGTCGATGGACAGCGTCAGGTTCTTGCCGTCGTGCGGCTCGCGGATCGCCTCGATGTCCTCGACGATGTGGCCCAGGCGGTCCTTGATGACGCGGCGGCTGCCGGTGACGCCCGCCAGGCTCTTCTGGAAGGCCAGTTCCATGCCCTCCTGCCCGGCGTCCTCGACATTGGTGAAGCCGACCACGTGCGCCATCACCTCGCCTTCCGGATAGAAGCGCTTGTATTCCTTGCGCGTCGCGATGCCGGAAATGCCGAGCTTGAGAATCTTGTCGGCGACATCCTGCTCGACCTGGCGCTTGAGGTAGACGAAGGTACGGTCGGAATCGAGCTTCTTGTTCAGGTCCTGGTCGCTCATCTCGAGCAGGCGGGCCAGCTCGCGCAGCTTTTCCTTGGGCGCGTCCTGCACGTCCTCGGGAATCGCCCAGATCGCCTTGACCGGCACCGAGGATGCGAGCACATGGCCGTCGCGGTCGGTGATCTTGCCGCGCGTGGCGGGCAGCTCGAGCGTGCGCGCATAGCGCGATTCGCCCTGCTTCTGCAGAAAGTCGGTGGACAGGCCTTGCAGGTAGAGCGCGCGCCCGGCCAGCGCGGCGAAACCAGCGAACAGGGCGAACAGCACGACGCGCGAACGCCACACCGGCAGCTTGACCGCCAATACCGGGCTGGCGGCGAACTGGACTCCCTTGGCGGCGGCCGCACGCGTCATTTCGCCCCCATCGTCAGGTACTGGGTGCGATCCGGCGAGACCGCGACCATGTGCAGGTCGCGCCGGGCGTTGGCTTCGATGCGGGCATGCTTGCCGAGCGTGGACTGATCGAGCTGCAGCTGCGCCCATTCGATATCGAGCTGCCTGGCGGCGGCTTGCGCGCGCTCCAGCTCGATGAACTGGCGACGCGCCTGGTACTGCGCGTTGACCAGCGACAGCGCGCACAGAACAACCGCGAACGTGAGAAAGAAAGTGATGCGCCCGCTCATCGTGCGCCTCCAGCGGTCAGGCGTTCGGCAACGCGCATGATGGCCGAGCGGGCGCGCGGGTTTTCCGCGACTTCGGCGTCGCTCGGCTTCATCTTGGACAAGAGCTTGAGATCAGGCTGCGGCAGGTCGATCGCGCGAATCGGCAGGCGACGGTCCGGCTGCGGCGCGTTGGCTTTGGATGCCATAAAGCGCTTGACGATGCGATCTTCCAATGAATGAAAGCTGATCACAGCCAGTCTCCCCTGCGGGCCCAGTTTTTGAAATGCGGCCTCTAGTCCTATTTCGAGTTCTTCAAGCTCTTTATTGATGAAAATCCGGACAGCTTGAAAGGTACGAGTGGCCGGGTCCTTGCCCTTCTCGCGGGTTTTAACGGCGCGTGCCACGATCTCGGCAAGCTGTCGTGTGGTTGAAATTGGTTCGATTGCCCGGCGAGCAGCAATCGCCTTTGCAATCTGAAAAGCATACCGTTCTTCCCCATAATCTCTGATCACCTTTCCGATCGTCTGTTCGGTTTCCGTCGCCAGCCACTGTGCTGCCGATATGCCGCGCGTGGTGTCCATGCGCATGTCGAGCGGACCGTCAAAGCGAAAACTGAAGCCCCGCGCCGCGTCGTCCACCTGCGGCGAAGAGATTCCCAAATCCAGCAGTATTCCGTCCACCTGCGCGATGCCGCGCGCTTCCAGAGCCTCGCCCATCGTCGCGAAGCTGTCGTGCACGATCTCGAAGCGCCGATCTTCGATCTTCTCGGCCGTCGCAATCGCGTACGGATCCTTGTCGAACGCGATAAGGCGGCCCTTCTCGCCGAGGCGCTGCAAAATCAGCCGGCTGTGCCCGCCGCGCCCGAACGTGCCGTCGACGTACACACCGCCTGCCCGCGCGCCCTCGATAGCGAGCGCGTCGACCGCTTGTTCCAGCAGCACCGTACGGTGCGGCATTTCCAGCACCGCTTGTTGATTACTCATGCGGTACCGTCAGAACGAAAAGTCGCTCAACACATC is a window from the Noviherbaspirillum sp. UKPF54 genome containing:
- the rsmH gene encoding 16S rRNA (cytosine(1402)-N(4))-methyltransferase RsmH — its product is MSNQQAVLEMPHRTVLLEQAVDALAIEGARAGGVYVDGTFGRGGHSRLILQRLGEKGRLIAFDKDPYAIATAEKIEDRRFEIVHDSFATMGEALEARGIAQVDGILLDLGISSPQVDDAARGFSFRFDGPLDMRMDTTRGISAAQWLATETEQTIGKVIRDYGEERYAFQIAKAIAARRAIEPISTTRQLAEIVARAVKTREKGKDPATRTFQAVRIFINKELEELEIGLEAAFQKLGPQGRLAVISFHSLEDRIVKRFMASKANAPQPDRRLPIRAIDLPQPDLKLLSKMKPSDAEVAENPRARSAIMRVAERLTAGGAR
- a CDS encoding penicillin-binding protein 2, with the translated sequence MTRAAAAKGVQFAASPVLAVKLPVWRSRVVLFALFAGFAALAGRALYLQGLSTDFLQKQGESRYARTLELPATRGKITDRDGHVLASSVPVKAIWAIPEDVQDAPKEKLRELARLLEMSDQDLNKKLDSDRTFVYLKRQVEQDVADKILKLGISGIATRKEYKRFYPEGEVMAHVVGFTNVEDAGQEGMELAFQKSLAGVTGSRRVIKDRLGHIVEDIEAIREPHDGKNLTLSIDSKIQYIAYSQLKAAVEKHNAKAAGAVVLDVQTGEVLALVNMPTYNPNDRAHLTGAQLRNRVLTDTFEPGSTMKPFTVALALETKRVTPNTVVQTAPGKITIGTATIGDAHPHGPLTVAQIIEKSSNVGTAKLALQMQPQEMWDMFTTVGFGQQPKLGFPGAVAGRVRPYKSWRPIEQATMSYGHGISVSLIQMAHSYLIFARDGDLIPVSFKKMDEPPAGQRVISEKTARDMRAMMESVTGPGGTAPKAQVPGYRVAGKTGTAYKLAGGRYVNKYVASFVGFAPVSNPRIVIAVMVDEPSNGQHYGGDVAAPVFSAIAANALRAMNVAPDSSVTDIIIPAESVKESL
- the ftsL gene encoding cell division protein FtsL, which encodes MSGRITFFLTFAVVLCALSLVNAQYQARRQFIELERAQAAARQLDIEWAQLQLDQSTLGKHARIEANARRDLHMVAVSPDRTQYLTMGAK